From Oryza sativa Japonica Group chromosome 4, ASM3414082v1, one genomic window encodes:
- the LOC4336221 gene encoding probable inactive receptor kinase At1g27190, with translation MPPSPPPLLLLLAVLLAAAPAAAQSATPREDDVRCLKEVKAELRDPDGRLSAWSFGNTSAGALCLLSGVSCWNPQESRIIGLSLSGFGLQGGIPSALQFCSAATTLDLSNNALVGVIPPALCDWIPFVVNLDLSGNQLSGQLPSELANCRFLNSLKLSGNSFSGQIPDSLGRLDRLKSLDLSDNRLDGQIPPQLATFGKDSFAGNKGLCGRPVSSRCGRALSGAGLGIVIAAGVFGAAASLLLAFFFWRCTGKSKGGRRRRRGGSESGGGSAEDGSWWAERLRAAHNRLAPVSLFQKPIVKVKLADLMAATQDFSTSHIVVAGSSRAGTAYRAVLRDGSALTVKRLHSCPLSEKAFRAEMGRVGQLRHPNIVPLLGFCVVEDERLLVYKHMESGALSSVMKEPGEAPLDWATRLRIAVGAARGLAWLHHGFQVPQIHQNLSSSAVLLDEDYEARFTDVGLTRLVRMAPGEGGDTSPFLNGDFGEYGYVAPECASNPVATMKGDVYAFGVILLELVSGQEAATVTGDAAGEGFKGTLVDWVNQLKASGRIGDAVHKSLRGNGHDSEIDEFVKIAFACIMVHPRERFSMYRVYHSLKSIGQGRDVSEQFDEFPLAYNKDESDTM, from the coding sequence atgcctccctcgccgcctcccctcctcctcctcctcgcggtcCTCCTCgcagccgcgccggcggcggcgcagtcgGCGACGCCCCGGGAGGACGACGTGCGGTGCCTCAAGGAGGTGAAGGCCGAGCTCCGGGACCCGGACGGGCGCCTCTCGGCGTGGAGCTTCGGCAACACCTCGGCGGGAGCCCTGTGCCTGCTGTCGGGGGTGTCGTGCTGGAACCCGCAGGAGTCGCGCATCATCGGCCTCTCGCTCTCCGGGTTCGGCCTCCAGGGCGGGATCCCCTCCGCGCTGCAGTTctgcagcgccgccaccacgcTCGACCTCTCCAACAACGCGCTGGTGGGGGTTATCCCGCCCGCGCTCTGCGACTGGATCCCGTTCGTCGTCAACCTCGACCTCTCCGGGAACCAGCTCTCCGGCCAGCTCCCCAGCGAGCTCGCCAACTGCCGCTTCCTCAACTCGCTCAAGCTCTCCGGCAACTCCTTCTCCGGCCAGATCCCCGACTCcctcggccgcctcgaccgcctcAAGTCGCTCGACCTCTCCGACAACAGGCTCGACGGCCAGATCCCGCCCCAGCTCGCCACGTTCGGGAAGGACTCCTTCGCCGGTAACAAGGGCCTGTGCGGCCGCCCCGTGTCCTCGCGATGCGGCCGCGCGCTGAGCGGCGCGGGCCTCGGCATCGTCATCGCCGCGGGGGTGTTCGGAGCCGCCGCGTCGCTGCTCCTCGCCTTCTTCTTCTGGCGTTGCACCGGGAAGAGCAagggcggtcgccgccgccgccgcggagggagcgagtccggcggcggctccgcggAGGACGGGAGCTGGTGGGCGGAGCGGCTGCGGGCGGCGCACAACCGGCTGGCGCCCGTCTCGCTGTTCCAGAAGCCGATCGTCAAGGTCAAGCTCGCCGACCTGATGGCGGCCACCCAGGACTTCAGCACGAGCCACATCGTGGTGGCCGGGAGCTCGCGGGCGGGGACGGCGTACCGAGCCGTGCTGCGCGACGGCTCCGCTCTGACGGTGAAGCGGCTCCACTCGTGCCCGTTGTCGGAGAAGGCGTTCCGGGCAGAGATGGGACGGGTTGGGCAGCTGCGGCACCCTAACATCGTGCCGCTGCTGGGGTTCTGTGTCGTTGAGGATGAGCGGCTGCTTGTGTACAAGCATATGGAGAGTGGAGCTCTTTCTTCGGTGATGAAGGAGCCAGGGGAGGCACCGCTGGATTGGGCGACACGGCTTCGGATTGCTGTCGGGGCGGCACGCGGTCTTGCTTGGCTGCACCATGGGTTCCAAGTTCCGCAAATTCACCAGAATTTGAGCTCAAGTGCAGTGCTTCTGGATGAGGACTATGAAGCTCGGTTCACAGATGTTGGGCTTACAAGGCTGGTCCGAATGGCACCAGGCGAGGGTGGAGATACAAGCCCCTTCCTGAATGGGGACTTCGGGGAGTATGGGTATGTCGCCCCAGAGTGTGCTAGCAATCCAGTTGCTACCATGAAGGGTGATGTGTATGCATTTGGTGTGATACTGCTCGAGCTCGTGAGTGGGCAGGAGGCTGCCACTGTAACGGGTGATGCGGCAGGTGAAGGATTCAAGGGGACATTGGTGGATTGGGTAAATCAGCTTAAGGCCTCCGGCCGGATCGGTGATGCTGTTCATAAATCATTGCGTGGGAATGGCCATGATTCAGAGATTGATGAGTTTGTGAAGATAGCTTTTGCGTGTATCATGGTTCACCCGAGGGAGAGGTTCTCAATGTACCGGGTTTACCACTCTCTGAAGAGCATTGGACAGGGTCGTGATGTCTCAGAGCAATTTGATGAGTTCCCGCTGGCCTATAACAAGGATGAATCAGATACCATGTAA